A genomic stretch from Telopea speciosissima isolate NSW1024214 ecotype Mountain lineage chromosome 7, Tspe_v1, whole genome shotgun sequence includes:
- the LOC122667140 gene encoding BTB/POZ domain-containing protein At5g17580-like: MARESSGNLESTSPCDLHLHVHGRIFRLNRELVVSKSAKLAILLKESQHEEKPSLSLPDIPGDLKTFELVARFFYGCELNLSASNVVPLACLAYYLAMTEAHSPNNLLKKTLAFFEERVLPSWNESIKAFRSTEHFLKESSFVGLINACLDSITKKALADPHLLGGPIQHPIQEDINDNSNRKNEQRRISRRLFVHECQSEDLNTLPLCLYELIMLSIIQHGVRSEYIAGSLFQYAKKWAFTESGEAGVVMYMKMVPQREVIEVVQRLLPDKRSLIPCKLLFEMLRAAFTLEASSDCINGLELRIGKQLDEATVEDLLIPCQSYAREMQYDKECVKRILKNFYRNYASKDDPSRLITVAVLMDEFLAEVAGDIDMQKDTFILLAEMSVAASQGTQRNSDGIYRGIDIYLEKHGYLTESEKEEVCRMLDIQKMSAAAREHAAKNQRLPLRVMVQVLFAEQLDLRDIVSNEMQDLEERWGRDEEKVVVVGDGEEEEVRIEMEEMDGRVMELEKECYRMKREIEVGGRPALKKDKENLWKQLKRKLGCSCSIHDYDCHVKKKKSMQPRDDDSSL, from the exons ATGGCCAGAGAATCATCTGG taaTTTGGAGTCTACATCACCATGTGACCTCCATCTTCATGTACATGGTAGGATCTTCAGACTAAACAGA GAACTCGTGGTCTCAAAATCAGCTAAACTAGCCATCTTACTCAAAGAGAGTCAACATGAAGAGAAGCCTTCCCTTTCACTCCCAGACATCCCTGGGGACTTGAAAACTTTTGAGCTTGTTGCAAGGTTCTTCTATGGTTGTGAATTGAATCTCTCTGCCAGTAATGTTGTCCCTCTTGCCTGTCTTGCTTACTATCTAGCTATGACAGAAGCTCACAGCCCCAATAACCTCTTAAAAAAGACTCTTGCCTTCTTCGAGGAAAGAGTCCTTCCGAGCTGGAATGAATCCATCAAAGCCTTCCGATCCACAGAGCATTTTCTTAAGGAATCTTCCTTTGTTGGTTTGATCAATGCCTGCTTGGATTCTATAACCAAGAAGGCACTAGCTGATCCCCACCTTCTCGGTGGACCAATTCAGCATCCAATCCAAGAAGACATTAATGACAACAGCAACAGAAAAAATGAGCAGAGGAGGATTTCAAGGAGACTTTTTGTTCACGAATGTCAATCAGAAGATTTGAACACGTTGCCTCTCTGTCTTTATGAGCTCATCATGTTGTCCATTATTCAGCATGGTGTCCGATCAGAATACATAGCTGGTTCACTTTTCCAGTATGCAAAGAAGTGGGCTTTCACAGAAAGTGGAGAGGCAGGTGTAGTGATGTACATGAAGATGGTCCCTCAGAGGGAAGTCATTGAAGTTGTGCAAAGGCTGTTGCCTGATAAAAGAAGCCTGATACCTTGCAAATTACTCTTTGAAATGCTTAGAGCAGCATTCACCTTGGAAGCTAGCTCGGACTGCATAAATGGGTTGGAGCTTAGGATTGGGAAACAACTTGATGAAGCTACAGTAGAAGATTTATTAATACCTTGCCAAAGTTACGCCAGGGAAATGCAGTATGACAAGGAGTGCGTCAAGAGAATTTTGAAGAACTTCTATCGCAATTACGCATCCAAAGATGACCCATCTAGGCTCATCACAGTTGCAGTGCTGATGGATGAGTTCTTGGCAGAGGTTGCTGGGGATATTGATATGCAAAAGGATACATTTATATTGTTAGCAGAGATGTCGGTTGCTGCATCACAAGGGACTCAACGAAATTCTGATGGGATATACAGAGGCATTGATATTTACTTGGAGAAGCATGGGTACCTGACAGAGTCAGAGAAAGAGGAGGTTTGCAGGATGCTGGATATCCAAAAGATGTCAGCAGCAGCACGTGAACATGCCGCAAAAAATCAGAGACTGCCGCTGCGGGTGATGGTGCAAGTGCTGTTTGCAGAGCAATTGGATCTGAGGGACATAGTTTCCAATGAAATGCAAGATTTAGAGGAGCGGTGGGGAAGGGATGAggagaaggtggtggtggtaggtgatggggaagaagaggaggtgaggatagagatggaggagatggaTGGGAGGGTGATGGAGTTGGAGAAGGAATGCTATAGAATGAAAAGGGAGATTGAGGTGGGTGGACGTCCTGCACTCAAGAAGGATAAGGAGAACCTATGGAAACAATTGAAGAGGAAGCTTGGTTGCAGCTGTAGCATTCACGACTATGACTGCCAtgttaagaaaaagaagagcatGCAGCCAAGGGACGATGATTCTTCACTCTGA
- the LOC122666918 gene encoding pentatricopeptide repeat-containing protein At1g80550, mitochondrial codes for MLFLPSKRFPNPFLFSPSLFSRIQIFLNFNCSTPNSQFSTETLIQNSRTRYGGDASRSMRQDSKAFRGKNSNKPSAIDFDVKTVAETISSYGNDWKRAFEFFNWVENDCQFQHTVDTYNRMIDVLGKFFEFDLAWNLVERRSKDGSSLPDHTTFRIMFKRYVSAHMVAEAISAYGRAEEFDLKDETSFSYLIDALCEYKHVIEAEELCLGKDSPYPINTKLYNMVLRGWYKMGWWSKCREFWEEMERKGVTRDLHSYSIYMDILCKSGKPWKAVKLYKEMKNKGLQLDVVAYNTVVQAMGLLDGVDSAIRLYREMWDLGCKPNIVTYNTIIKLLCQSGRLRQAYSVLDQMPQRGCVPNVITYHCFFGCLNRPKEILNLFEVMIERGVSPRMDTYVMLMRKFGRWGFLRPVFVVWDKMKELGCSPDEFAYNALIDALVQKGMIDVARKYDEEMLERGLSAKPRKELGTKTLGGGSDSEPL; via the coding sequence ATGCTCTTTCTGCCCTCAAAGCGTTTCCCTAATCCCTTTCTGTTCTCTCCTTCACTATTCTCTCGCATTCAAATCTTCCTGAACTTCAACTGTTCCACACCAAACAGTCAATTTTCGACGGAAACCCTGATACAAAATTCTAGAACGCGTTATGGTGGTGACGCTTCGAGGTCGATGAGACAGGATTCTAAGGCTTTCCGTGGTAAAAACAGTAATAAGCCTTCCGCGATCGATTTTGATGTGAAAACGGTTGCAGAGACAATCTCCAGCTACGGCAATGATTGGAAACGTGCCTTTGAATTCTTCAACTGGGTCGAGAACGATTGCCAGTTCCAACACACTGTTGATACCTACAACCGAATGATTGACGTTCTGGGCAAATTCTTTGAGTTCGATCTCGCCTGGAATTTGGTCGAACGAAGGAGTAAAGATGGGTCTTCCCTGCCCGATCACACAACTTTCCGGATCATGTTCAAGCGGTATGTGTCAGCCCATATGGTTGCAGAAGCAATCTCTGCTTACGGTCGGGCAGAGGAGTTTGATTTGAAGGATGAAACCTCCTTCTCCTATCTCATCGACGCGCTCTGCGAGTACAAGCATGTGATTGAAGCCGAAGAACTGTGTTTGGGAAAAGATTCACCTTATCCCATCAACACCAAGTTGTACAACATGGTTCTTCGAGGTTGGTATAAGATGGGTTGGTGGAGTAAGTGCAGAGAATTCTGGGAAGAGATGGAACGGAAGGGTGTTACTCGTGATCTTCATTCCTACTCCATCTACATGGATATCCTCTGCAAGTCTGGGAAACCTTGGAAAGCAGTTAAATTGTATAAAGAGATGAAGAATAAGGGACTTCAACTAGATGTAGTGGCATATAACACAGTCGTTCAAGCTATGGGTCTCTTGGATGGCGTGGACTCTGCCATCAGACTATATCGTGAGATGTGGGACTTGGGTTGCAAACCAAACATTGTAACTTACAACACAATTATCAAACTTCTGTGTCAATCTGGAAGATTGAGGCAAGCCTATTCAGTGCTCGATCAAATGCCTCAGAGGGGTTGTGTACCCAATGTGATTACGTATCACTGTTTTTTTGGATGCCTTAATAGGCCGAAAGAGATTCTTAACCTGTTTGAGGTGATGATTGAGAGAGGAGTGAGTCCAAGAATGGATACTTATGTGATGCTTATGAGGAAATTTGGAAGATGGGGCTTTCTTCGACCAGTTTTTGTTGTTTGGGACAAGATGAAGGAGCTTGGGTGCAGTCCAGACGAATTTGCTTACAATGCTCTGATTGATGCACTGGTGCAGAAAGGAATGATTGACGTAGCTCGGAAGTATGATGAAGAGATGTTGGAAAGAGGGCTCTCCGCTAAGCCACGGAAAGAGTTGGGCACGAAGACGTTGGGTGGAGGATCTGATAGCGAGCCTTTATGA